One Centroberyx gerrardi isolate f3 chromosome 6, fCenGer3.hap1.cur.20231027, whole genome shotgun sequence genomic region harbors:
- the tmem25 gene encoding transmembrane protein 25, which translates to MECVCLRRWGTGSAVLLLHTLAWCWTGAIEPAAKIDGRHRSALTLQENMTHRFNCQSDSWDPHAPPLLTWYLNGQRQSEPTPDRGRLVMTSQEESEVMRPGAHHNSTFSLRARKWDRELVCAASNPRTGESYNATVTLNVQFQPEILRVKAHYSETSDPGLSLVLFALVRSNPPATITFVDQSGQLVANTSDFLILDSRSYPWLTNHTLRVTLSSLSGNVSLNASNSVGAVQSNLTLAEFLQSRVEVPMLGIVTGGSMAFMALLILSLIVLCLMQKNKSKSIDEPVEILMTKKSDSANLKTEKVDKVYLPRENMSLPSNMQLHDLSALRKAREVAQQNSVGERREEEEEDLSAAYAARGFARYPMVGYIYKVNSTSSEEIWL; encoded by the exons atggagtgtgtgtgtctgaggcgGTGGGGTACAGGCAGCGCTGTCTTGCTCCTTCACACACTGGCCTGGTGCTGGACAG GTGCAATTGAGCCCGCAGCCAAAATCGACGGCCGGCACCGGTCAGCCCTGACGCTGCAGGAGAACATGACACACAGGTTCAACTGCCAATCAGACAGCTGGGATCCCCACGCCCCGCCCTTGCTGACCTGGTACCTGAACGGGCAGCGGCAGAGCGAGCCGACGCCGGACCGCGGGCGCcttgtgatgacatcacaagaGGAGTCGGAGGTGATGAGGCCCGGGGCCCATCACAACAGCACCTTCTCTCTGCGGGCCAGGAAGTGGGACAGGGAACTGGTGTGTGCTGCATCAAACCCCAGGACAGGAGAGAGCTACAACGCCACGGTCACACTCAACgtccagt tcCAACCGGAGATCCTCAGAGTCAAGGCTCACTACAGTGAAACCTCAGACCCGGGCCTCTCCCTGGTGCTCTTCGCCTTGGTGCGGTCCAACCCGCCCGCCACCATCACCTTCGTGGACCAGTCCGGCCAGCTGGTGGCCAACACCTCCGACTTCCTCATCCTGGACTCGCGAAGCTACCCCTGGCTGACCAATCACACGCTGAGGGTCACGCTCAGCAGCCTATCGGGGAACGTCTCGTTGAATGCCAGCAACAGCGTTGGAGCGGTGCAGAGCAACCTCACACTGGCAG agttCCTGCAGTCTCGTGTTGAGGTGCCGATGCTGGGAATAGTGACTGGAGGATCCATGGCCTTCATGgccctcctcatcctcagtcTGATTGTGCTCTGCCTCATGCAAAAGAACAAGAGCAAGTCTATTG ACGAGCCAGTGGAGATTCTGATGACCAAAAAAAG TGACTCAGCCAATCTGAAGACGGAGAAGGTGGATAAGGTCTACCTCCCCAGAGAGAATATGTCTCTGCCTTCCAACATGCAGCTCCATGACCTCAGCGCTTTGCGAAAAG CGCGGGAGGTCGCCCAGCAGAAcagtgtgggagagaggagggaagaggaggaggaggatctgtCTGCTGCCTACGCCGCCAGAG GTTTTGCCAGGTACCCGATGGTGGGCTACATCTATAAGGTGAACAGCACAAGCAGTGAGGAAATCTGGCTCTGA